One Marinibacterium anthonyi genomic region harbors:
- the gdhA gene encoding Glutamate dehydrogenase, producing the protein MTIKTEPSFRESVDLMFNRAVALMDMPPGLEEKIRVCNATYTVRFGVRLRGGIQTFTGYRSVHSEHMEPVKGGIRYALNVNQDEVEALAALMTYKCALVEAPFGGSKGGLRIDPRQYDEYELELITRRFAYELAKRDLIDPAQNVPAPDMGTGEREMAWIADQYARMNTTDINARACVTGKPLNAGGISGRVEATGRGVQYALREFFRHPEDAAKAGLSGTLEGKRVIVQGLGNVGYHAAKFLQEEDGAIITGIIEHDGALFSPDGLDVEAVRAWLMHHGGVAGFPDAAHLADDGKVLEEDCDILIPAALEGVINLGNADRIKAPLIIEAANGPITAGADDVLRARGTVIIPDMYANAGGVTVSYFEWVKNLSHIRFGRMQRRQEEARHQLVITELERLSASLGNSWTLDPRFKERYLRGADELELVRSGLDDTMRIAYQSMREVWHSRDDVQDLRTAAYLVSITKVATSYRAKGL; encoded by the coding sequence ATGACCATCAAGACCGAACCGAGTTTCCGCGAAAGCGTGGATCTGATGTTCAACCGCGCCGTGGCGCTGATGGACATGCCGCCGGGGCTGGAAGAAAAGATCCGGGTGTGCAACGCCACCTACACCGTGCGCTTCGGCGTGCGGTTGCGCGGCGGGATCCAGACCTTCACCGGCTATCGGTCCGTCCATTCCGAACACATGGAACCGGTCAAGGGCGGCATCCGCTATGCGCTGAACGTCAACCAGGACGAGGTCGAGGCGCTGGCCGCGTTGATGACCTACAAATGCGCATTGGTCGAGGCGCCGTTCGGGGGATCCAAGGGCGGGTTGCGCATCGATCCCCGGCAATACGACGAATACGAGCTGGAGCTCATCACCCGCCGTTTCGCCTATGAACTGGCCAAGCGCGACCTGATCGACCCGGCCCAGAACGTGCCGGCCCCCGACATGGGGACGGGCGAACGCGAGATGGCCTGGATCGCCGATCAATACGCCCGCATGAACACCACCGACATCAACGCCCGCGCCTGCGTGACGGGCAAGCCGCTGAACGCCGGCGGGATTTCCGGCCGGGTGGAGGCGACGGGGCGGGGGGTGCAATACGCCCTGCGCGAATTCTTCCGCCATCCCGAGGATGCGGCCAAGGCGGGGCTGTCGGGCACCCTGGAGGGCAAGCGGGTCATCGTGCAGGGCCTTGGCAACGTGGGCTATCACGCCGCCAAGTTCCTGCAGGAGGAAGACGGCGCGATCATCACGGGGATCATCGAACACGACGGCGCGCTGTTCAGCCCCGACGGGCTGGACGTGGAAGCGGTGCGCGCCTGGCTGATGCATCACGGCGGGGTCGCGGGCTTTCCCGATGCCGCGCACCTGGCCGATGACGGCAAGGTGCTGGAAGAAGACTGCGACATCCTGATTCCGGCCGCCCTGGAAGGGGTGATCAACCTGGGCAATGCCGACCGCATCAAGGCGCCGCTGATCATCGAGGCGGCGAACGGGCCGATCACCGCGGGGGCCGACGATGTCCTGCGGGCGCGGGGCACGGTGATCATCCCGGACATGTACGCCAATGCCGGGGGCGTCACGGTGTCCTACTTCGAATGGGTCAAGAACCTGTCCCATATCCGGTTCGGTCGCATGCAGCGCCGCCAGGAGGAGGCGCGCCATCAGCTTGTCATAACCGAACTGGAACGGCTGTCGGCCTCGCTGGGCAATTCCTGGACGCTGGATCCGCGGTTCAAGGAACGTTACCTGCGCGGCGCGGACGAACTCGAACTGGTGCGATCGGGGCTCGATGACACGATGCGCATCGCCTACCAGTCCATGCGCGAGGTCTGGCATTCGCGCGACGACGTGCAGGATCTGCGCACGGCGGCCTACCTGGTGTCGATCACCAAGGTGGCGACCAGCTACCGGGCCAAGGGGTTGTGA
- a CDS encoding putative Flp pilus assembly protein, which translates to MKTQRKPRMPARADPFGIRRLVGAFWHDEDGGMVIFSVYVFLIMLIVGGIGIDVMRFERDRTMVQYTLDRAVLAAADLDQQLDPAAVVHDYFDKANLGEYLSSVSVSEGLGYRVVSGTAQTTFATQFMHMTGVDTLTANAASTAEERIDGVEISLVLDVSGSMNSNSRLTNLKSAAKDFVDEMFDNSEEGKVSISIVPYATQVSLPENLWSYLNTTDEDDDATIVAREAASGNIPGFPRCINFEASDFLDTSISLSHQYQRTMFFDPWYTADGRDDDPMNYVTLPVCDPTPSREVMVLEDDRAKIKSFIANMWGGGNTSIDVGMKWGVALIDPSMRSVVSSLVADGDVSANFQGRPLDYDDSSSLKVIVLMTDGANTDQYFINDGYRDGISNIWWNEQEEKYSVYTGVEWNSQTGAYEPSFYWPFNDTWNDHAYGEGTYEETTYDYECQSFKKNGSCRSYKQIATTVTVDEPGSAVEVSYADLWAFTDMQRVVKNLYEPWMDNNAAWNDWYYAVQDSIGTSTKNTRVSRICDAVKAENVIVFTIGFEAPSGGQAVLKDCASSPAHYFDVDGLEIADAFAAIASSIRQLRLTQ; encoded by the coding sequence ATGAAGACGCAAAGGAAACCACGGATGCCAGCCAGGGCCGATCCCTTCGGGATCCGGCGCCTTGTCGGTGCCTTCTGGCACGACGAGGACGGCGGCATGGTGATCTTTTCCGTCTATGTCTTCCTGATCATGCTCATCGTGGGCGGCATCGGCATCGACGTGATGCGGTTCGAACGGGACCGCACCATGGTGCAATACACGCTTGACCGTGCCGTGCTGGCCGCCGCCGACCTGGACCAGCAGCTGGATCCGGCCGCGGTGGTGCACGACTATTTCGACAAGGCCAACCTTGGCGAATACCTCTCAAGCGTCAGCGTCAGCGAAGGTCTGGGCTATCGCGTCGTGTCGGGCACCGCGCAGACCACCTTTGCCACCCAGTTCATGCACATGACCGGGGTCGACACGCTGACGGCCAACGCGGCATCGACCGCCGAGGAACGCATCGACGGGGTCGAGATCTCGCTCGTGCTGGACGTGTCGGGGTCGATGAACAGCAACAGCCGGCTGACCAACCTGAAAAGCGCCGCGAAGGACTTTGTCGACGAGATGTTCGACAATTCCGAAGAGGGCAAGGTGTCGATCTCGATCGTGCCCTATGCGACGCAGGTCTCTCTGCCGGAAAACCTGTGGTCCTACCTGAACACCACGGACGAGGACGACGACGCCACCATCGTCGCCCGCGAGGCGGCCAGCGGGAACATCCCCGGCTTCCCCCGCTGCATCAACTTCGAGGCCAGCGATTTCCTGGACACCTCGATCAGCCTGTCGCACCAGTACCAGCGGACGATGTTCTTCGACCCCTGGTACACCGCAGACGGGCGCGACGACGATCCGATGAACTATGTCACCCTACCGGTCTGCGACCCGACGCCCAGCCGCGAAGTCATGGTGCTGGAGGACGACCGCGCGAAGATCAAATCCTTCATCGCCAACATGTGGGGCGGCGGGAACACCTCGATCGACGTGGGCATGAAATGGGGCGTCGCGCTGATCGATCCGTCGATGCGATCGGTGGTTTCGTCCCTGGTGGCTGACGGCGATGTCTCGGCCAATTTCCAGGGCCGCCCGCTGGATTACGACGACAGCTCGTCGCTGAAGGTCATCGTGCTGATGACCGACGGGGCGAACACGGACCAGTATTTCATCAACGACGGCTACCGGGACGGCATTTCCAACATCTGGTGGAACGAGCAGGAAGAGAAATATTCCGTCTATACCGGCGTCGAATGGAATTCCCAGACCGGCGCGTATGAACCCAGCTTCTACTGGCCCTTCAACGACACCTGGAACGACCACGCCTATGGCGAGGGCACGTACGAGGAAACCACCTACGATTACGAATGCCAGTCCTTCAAGAAGAACGGATCGTGCCGGTCGTACAAGCAGATCGCCACCACCGTGACGGTCGACGAACCCGGTTCGGCGGTCGAGGTCAGCTATGCCGACCTCTGGGCCTTCACCGACATGCAGCGGGTGGTCAAGAACCTGTACGAACCCTGGATGGACAACAACGCCGCCTGGAACGACTGGTATTACGCGGTGCAGGATTCGATCGGCACCTCGACCAAGAACACCCGCGTGTCCCGGATCTGCGACGCCGTGAAGGCCGAGAACGTGATCGTCTTCACCATCGGCTTCGAAGCACCGTCCGGCGGCCAGGCCGTGCTGAAGGATTGCGCCAGTTCGCCGGCCCATTACTTCGACGTCGACGGGCTTGAGATTGCCGATGCCTTCGCTGCCATCGCCTCGTCGATCCGGCAATTGCGGCTGACCCAATGA
- a CDS encoding putative Flp pilus assembly protein: protein MMRLRPLLRRFLGRFARSERGSSTIEFAITVPAMLFMLVSAVDMGFVSLRYGMLESAVDQVVREIRLGTGSAPQHDEIKAKICARAGFIEDCDTSLRLEMIQVDPRAWVEPTAEADCTDKSEEVSPVRNFVNGLDNQLMIMRVCAKVNPVFANWGLGANMVKDAAGQFALVSSTAFVQEPR, encoded by the coding sequence ATGATGCGCCTGCGCCCCCTTCTGCGCCGTTTCCTGGGCCGGTTCGCGCGATCCGAACGCGGGTCCAGCACGATCGAATTCGCCATCACCGTGCCGGCGATGCTGTTCATGCTGGTCTCGGCGGTGGACATGGGGTTCGTGTCGCTGCGCTATGGCATGCTGGAAAGCGCCGTCGACCAGGTCGTGCGCGAGATCCGGCTTGGCACCGGGTCCGCCCCCCAGCACGACGAGATCAAGGCAAAGATCTGCGCCAGGGCCGGCTTCATCGAGGATTGCGACACGTCGCTGCGGCTGGAGATGATCCAGGTCGATCCCCGCGCCTGGGTCGAACCCACGGCCGAGGCGGATTGCACCGACAAGTCCGAAGAGGTGTCGCCGGTGCGGAACTTTGTCAACGGGCTGGACAACCAGCTGATGATCATGCGCGTCTGCGCCAAGGTGAACCCGGTCTTCGCCAACTGGGGGCTGGGCGCCAACATGGTCAAGGATGCCGCCGGGCAATTCGCGCTGGTCTCGTCGACCGCCTTCGTCCAGGAACCCCGCTAG
- the kstR2_1 gene encoding HTH-type transcriptional repressor KstR2: MGFYLNACSNNLARMARTTGSHSDITGPRIREAALRLFAEHGYAAVSMRQIASDVGVQAGALYNYTADKQSLLAGLMRAHLEDLLAARADQDDGPDPVARLDGFTRFHVQYHLERPDAVFIAYMELRNLTPENFGEIEALRHAYEDELQGILQDGVAAGVFDVPDPKVVTLAVIAMLTGVTTWYRESGRLSRDEVADIYCGMVRRLVAGTGVRP; encoded by the coding sequence ATGGGGTTTTATCTGAACGCTTGTTCGAATAATCTCGCCCGCATGGCACGCACGACCGGCTCGCATTCAGACATCACCGGGCCCCGCATCAGGGAGGCCGCGCTGCGCCTGTTCGCCGAACATGGCTATGCCGCCGTCTCGATGCGTCAGATCGCGTCGGACGTGGGCGTGCAGGCCGGCGCGCTTTACAATTACACCGCCGACAAGCAAAGCCTGCTGGCCGGCCTCATGCGCGCGCATCTCGAAGACCTTCTGGCCGCGCGCGCCGATCAGGACGACGGCCCCGACCCGGTCGCGCGGCTGGACGGATTCACGCGGTTCCACGTCCAGTATCACCTGGAACGGCCCGACGCGGTCTTCATCGCCTACATGGAACTGCGCAACCTCACGCCCGAGAATTTCGGCGAGATCGAAGCGCTGCGCCATGCCTACGAGGACGAGCTGCAGGGCATCCTGCAGGACGGTGTCGCGGCGGGCGTCTTTGACGTGCCCGATCCCAAGGTGGTGACGCTGGCGGTGATCGCGATGCTGACGGGTGTGACGACATGGTACCGCGAAAGCGGCCGGCTGAGCCGTGACGAGGTGGCGGATATCTATTGCGGGATGGTGCGCCGGCTGGTCGCGGGCACCGGGGTCCGACCCTAG
- a CDS encoding putative O-linked N-acetylglucosamine transferase, SPINDLY family yields MKAPVILAIGAAACLGLAILCGGTAPFGRLALAVGLTGPARMLLRDPAWLGTAEARAGQYDKAAGDFARAPGADYNTGVTLARAGRYAAALEAFDRAIAADPQDHQAQANFELISRVYAGTAISTEAAFAIVEREKDGPVAEAEIGLGNVRAAGTGDEATNTGTSLGMAELVSREQRAVRKQFDDRFMLANDRWLRTLADVPGEYLAARIYEERKRRIAEGLSPPEPEDPR; encoded by the coding sequence ATGAAGGCGCCCGTGATCCTCGCGATCGGTGCGGCGGCCTGCCTCGGCCTCGCGATCCTCTGCGGCGGTACGGCGCCGTTCGGGCGGCTGGCCCTGGCCGTCGGGCTGACCGGCCCGGCGCGCATGCTTCTGAGGGATCCCGCCTGGCTGGGCACGGCAGAGGCGCGCGCGGGACAATACGACAAGGCCGCCGGTGACTTCGCCCGCGCGCCGGGCGCGGATTACAACACCGGCGTCACGCTGGCCCGTGCGGGCCGCTATGCTGCGGCGCTGGAAGCCTTTGACAGGGCCATCGCCGCCGACCCGCAGGATCATCAGGCGCAGGCCAATTTCGAACTGATCTCGCGCGTCTACGCCGGCACCGCCATCAGCACCGAGGCCGCCTTTGCCATCGTGGAACGCGAAAAGGACGGCCCCGTGGCCGAGGCCGAGATCGGGCTGGGCAATGTCCGCGCCGCCGGCACCGGGGACGAGGCGACGAACACCGGCACGTCGCTGGGCATGGCCGAACTGGTCTCGCGCGAGCAGCGGGCCGTGCGCAAGCAGTTCGACGACCGCTTCATGCTGGCCAACGACCGCTGGCTGCGCACGCTGGCCGACGTGCCGGGCGAATACCTGGCCGCCCGGATCTACGAGGAACGCAAGCGGCGGATCGCGGAAGGGCTGTCGCCGCCGGAACCGGAGGATCCGCGATGA
- a CDS encoding calcium-activated chloride channel protein 1, translated as MLSLATPLVLLLLPVPWLLLRLLPPVRQADPALIAPEATVSWFASRGAGAVTRAARIRTLLPWTAWILLVVALAGPRQIVPTPALPVTGRDLMIALDLSGSMVREDFFLEGREISRLEAVKRVGGAFVRGRGGDRVGLVIFGSDAYVAAPLSYDVEAIARTIEEAVIGISGRATNIGDGLGLAMKRLEASEAATKVVVLLSDGANNSGAARPRDVAKLASGMGIRIHTIALGPKDLTTAEQGERGVVDAATLKAMAEMSGGETFRVRTMEDLQAVATALDRLESTERAGVPAEIYRPLWIWPAIAALCCLAAIPLAGRDA; from the coding sequence ATGCTGTCGCTGGCCACCCCGCTTGTCCTGCTGCTGCTGCCCGTGCCCTGGCTGCTGCTGCGGCTTCTGCCCCCCGTCCGCCAGGCCGACCCGGCCCTGATCGCGCCCGAGGCGACGGTCAGCTGGTTCGCGTCGCGCGGCGCCGGCGCGGTCACCCGCGCCGCCCGGATCCGCACGCTTTTGCCCTGGACCGCGTGGATCCTGCTGGTCGTCGCGCTGGCCGGACCCCGCCAGATCGTGCCCACCCCCGCCCTGCCGGTGACGGGGCGCGACCTGATGATCGCGCTCGACCTGTCGGGATCCATGGTGCGCGAGGATTTCTTTCTGGAGGGGCGCGAGATCAGCCGGCTGGAGGCGGTCAAGCGCGTCGGCGGCGCCTTCGTGCGCGGCCGGGGCGGGGACCGCGTGGGGCTGGTGATCTTCGGGTCCGACGCCTACGTGGCCGCGCCGCTGTCCTATGATGTCGAAGCCATCGCGCGCACCATCGAGGAGGCGGTCATCGGCATTTCCGGCCGGGCGACCAATATCGGCGACGGGCTGGGGCTGGCCATGAAACGCCTTGAGGCGTCGGAGGCCGCGACCAAGGTGGTCGTGCTGCTGTCGGACGGGGCCAACAATTCCGGCGCGGCGCGGCCGCGGGACGTTGCGAAACTGGCATCCGGCATGGGGATCCGCATCCACACCATCGCCCTGGGACCCAAGGACCTGACCACCGCCGAACAGGGCGAACGCGGCGTGGTCGATGCCGCGACGCTGAAGGCGATGGCCGAGATGAGCGGCGGAGAAACCTTCCGGGTGCGCACGATGGAAGATCTGCAAGCGGTCGCCACGGCGCTGGACCGCCTGGAATCCACCGAACGCGCCGGTGTCCCGGCCGAGATCTATCGCCCGCTCTGGATCTGGCCCGCCATCGCCGCGCTGTGCTGCCTGGCCGCGATCCCGCTGGCCGGGAGGGATGCATGA
- a CDS encoding hypothetical protein (putative conserved protein (some members contain a von Willebrand factor type A (vWA) domain)) has product MTGAVLQAADLVALRGLAGVAPRMPEGLGGLPGTFRARQKGQGQDVADIRGYVPGDDARAVDRNVTARTGHLHVRTHHADRDRTVLLVADFRPSMLWGVRRAFRSVAAAEALVLLGWRAVEAGGRVGAVALTAQGQVVVPARGRTRAMLAVIGALVRAHAAALDSARQGLEDPPLDVALEKVLRVAGRRGEICLASGFDAPGGALDVRLAELADRGELRRIRIGDGVRQGLPAGIYRLATPSGRVVRATMAEVADERAETGEVLIDPAMPPDRILQILDGAHVN; this is encoded by the coding sequence ATGACCGGCGCCGTCCTGCAGGCGGCGGATCTGGTCGCCCTGCGCGGGCTGGCGGGCGTCGCGCCCCGGATGCCCGAGGGGCTGGGCGGTCTGCCGGGCACCTTCCGGGCCCGCCAGAAGGGACAAGGGCAGGACGTGGCCGACATCCGTGGCTATGTGCCCGGCGACGACGCCCGCGCGGTCGACCGCAACGTGACCGCGCGCACCGGCCACCTGCACGTGCGCACCCACCATGCCGACCGCGACCGCACGGTGCTGCTGGTTGCCGATTTCCGGCCTTCGATGCTCTGGGGCGTGCGCCGCGCCTTCCGGTCCGTTGCGGCGGCCGAGGCGCTGGTCCTGCTGGGCTGGCGCGCGGTCGAGGCAGGGGGAAGGGTGGGGGCCGTGGCGCTGACGGCGCAGGGCCAGGTCGTGGTTCCGGCGCGCGGGCGGACCCGGGCGATGCTGGCGGTGATTGGCGCGCTGGTTCGCGCGCATGCGGCGGCGCTTGATTCCGCCCGGCAGGGGCTGGAGGACCCGCCGCTGGATGTCGCGCTGGAGAAGGTGTTGCGCGTGGCGGGCCGGCGTGGAGAGATCTGTCTGGCCAGCGGCTTCGACGCGCCCGGTGGTGCGCTGGACGTGCGGTTGGCGGAACTGGCCGACAGGGGAGAGCTGCGGCGGATCCGCATCGGCGACGGGGTGCGGCAGGGCCTGCCGGCGGGGATCTACCGGCTGGCCACGCCGTCGGGCCGGGTGGTGCGGGCGACCATGGCCGAAGTGGCCGATGAGAGGGCCGAGACCGGCGAGGTGCTGATCGATCCGGCCATGCCGCCGGACCGCATCCTGCAGATCCTGGACGGGGCGCATGTCAACTGA